Proteins encoded by one window of Phycisphaerae bacterium:
- a CDS encoding LacI family transcriptional regulator, which yields MVTIDDVARRAGLSKAVVSSVIGGGSSNVRYSESTRRKVLRAASELDYKPRVAHGIGIIHCVGSKDPHQVDWVHWLSPMLASIHTEALADNKLVSLFSYSAAELDRLLATGEKPQILKRRKIDGLIVSGLLDRNLVGHMAESRVPYILMNINDSHTHWEDSICFDETFTGGQATRFLIERGHRRILHVSVRWTNEHYSVSGRRQGYEQAMTDAGLAPQVIEHFENRDALPAAEFLCELREILTGPEPPTAIFAYNEVVATGIYRALHQLASARVELMAACWQDPRGMALLGISHVELPAFEMGKLAFRMLLEKLTTGQPVPTICLRGVVRRLQDADGWENSRETADGGRTKS from the coding sequence ATGGTCACCATAGACGATGTCGCCCGGCGGGCAGGCTTGTCCAAGGCGGTAGTCTCCAGCGTCATCGGGGGTGGCAGTTCCAACGTACGGTACAGCGAAAGCACCCGCCGGAAGGTCTTGCGGGCGGCTTCGGAACTGGACTACAAGCCGCGGGTTGCCCACGGAATCGGGATTATCCACTGCGTCGGCAGCAAAGACCCCCACCAGGTGGACTGGGTGCATTGGCTCTCGCCCATGCTGGCGTCAATCCACACCGAGGCCCTCGCCGATAACAAGCTGGTGAGTCTGTTCAGCTACTCAGCCGCGGAACTGGACCGCCTCCTGGCGACGGGAGAAAAACCGCAGATCCTCAAACGGCGAAAGATCGACGGCCTGATCGTCTCGGGACTCCTGGACCGGAATCTGGTCGGGCACATGGCGGAGAGCCGGGTGCCCTATATCCTGATGAACATCAACGATTCCCATACGCACTGGGAAGACTCGATCTGCTTCGATGAGACGTTTACCGGTGGTCAGGCGACGCGGTTCCTGATTGAGCGTGGACACCGGCGAATCCTTCACGTGAGCGTCCGCTGGACCAACGAGCACTATTCGGTGAGCGGAAGGCGGCAGGGCTACGAACAGGCGATGACGGATGCGGGATTGGCTCCGCAAGTGATCGAGCACTTCGAGAACCGCGACGCGCTGCCGGCGGCCGAGTTTCTGTGCGAGCTTCGGGAGATACTCACCGGCCCGGAACCGCCCACCGCGATCTTCGCGTACAACGAGGTGGTGGCGACCGGGATCTACCGGGCGCTGCACCAGTTGGCGTCCGCGCGGGTGGAGTTGATGGCGGCATGTTGGCAGGATCCGCGAGGGATGGCACTGCTGGGGATCTCGCACGTAGAACTGCCGGCATTTGAGATGGGCAAACTCGCGTTCCGTATGCTTCTCGAGAAACTGACCACGGGCCAGCCGGTGCCGACCATCTGCCTTCGCGGCGTGGTCCGCCGACTTCAGGACGCGGACGGCTGGGAAAACTCGCGTGAAACCGCTGATGGAGGAAGAACAAAATCATGA
- a CDS encoding prepilin-type N-terminal cleavage/methylation domain-containing protein has translation MSGHEDTSINSRSGTRNPKSFTLIELLVVVAIIAVLVSVLLPALNQARANGHKIVCQSNLRQIGTAFVAYRMEWHGHYPAPVVTTQNRWTHQIQPYVSDKLEDDPSTAGDESLTGELEIAKCPAGASFGHRYAMNSYYAGGSGWYGWSNPHVYTGSSTYQTYHFHESDLYNLSTSYPPSHWVMIFEATSGTSATFNRWVPVHPGGANVLTGDSTVEFFEVDYDDDLVATYHSQFSPAWNFWNANFPYYLYRFYGPGRYF, from the coding sequence ATGAGCGGGCATGAAGACACTTCCATCAATTCCAGATCCGGAACTCGAAATCCCAAATCCTTCACCCTGATCGAGCTTCTGGTTGTCGTCGCAATCATCGCCGTGCTCGTCTCCGTGCTGCTGCCGGCGTTGAATCAGGCACGGGCGAATGGCCACAAAATTGTCTGCCAGAGCAACCTCCGGCAGATCGGAACGGCATTCGTGGCGTATCGAATGGAGTGGCACGGCCACTATCCGGCCCCGGTGGTGACGACCCAGAACCGCTGGACCCACCAGATCCAACCGTACGTTTCGGACAAACTGGAAGACGATCCGAGCACCGCGGGCGATGAGTCGCTGACGGGCGAACTGGAGATCGCCAAGTGCCCAGCCGGAGCGTCGTTCGGCCACCGATACGCCATGAACTCATACTACGCGGGCGGATCGGGATGGTACGGCTGGTCGAATCCCCACGTCTATACGGGATCGAGCACGTACCAAACGTACCATTTCCACGAATCGGACCTCTACAACCTCAGCACAAGCTATCCGCCGAGTCATTGGGTCATGATCTTCGAGGCCACGAGCGGGACCAGTGCGACGTTCAACCGCTGGGTGCCGGTGCATCCGGGCGGGGCGAACGTATTGACCGGAGATTCGACGGTCGAGTTCTTCGAGGTCGACTACGACGACGATCTGGTGGCGACGTACCACAGCCAGTTCTCGCCGGCGTGGAACTTCTGGAACGCCAACTTCCCCTACTACCTCTACCGGTTCTACGGACCTGGAAGGTATTTCTGA
- a CDS encoding Flp family type IVb pilin has translation MNKLALHVERFVREEDGPTVVEYAVMLSLIVLAAVASIVALGSKVNESFSTLAEGLPE, from the coding sequence ATGAACAAGTTGGCCTTGCACGTTGAACGTTTTGTGCGGGAAGAAGACGGTCCCACCGTGGTTGAGTACGCCGTGATGTTGAGTCTGATCGTATTGGCTGCGGTGGCTTCGATCGTTGCACTCGGCAGCAAGGTCAACGAGAGTTTTTCGACGTTGGCGGAGGGACTGCCGGAGTAG
- a CDS encoding glycosidase: protein MDSRGEHASRGNAHRKRGRTPIMELFARCPQNPIITSRHLPFKGASVYNPGATEHDGEVVLLLWVEDRKGFSNIHVARSRNGVDGWRIEPEPILADVLPDLGYESLGCGDARVTYVQEDNCYVAYSQLGPSVGLAKSRDLAKADRLCLIFGPNNKDTCMFPSKLQDHWVVVHRPTVGELEHIWTASSPDLINWGSPHAVLHERGGPWWDGLKVGAGPPPILTDQGWLLIYHGVKAFSGNLIYRAGLALLDREKPHKVLARTPGWVFAPEAPYEVNGVIPNIVLPTGALLRGEELWMYYGAADTSVCLATARLPDLLAAFQEEGWE, encoded by the coding sequence ATGGACTCCCGCGGCGAACACGCGTCGAGAGGCAACGCCCATCGCAAGAGGGGTCGGACACCGATCATGGAACTCTTTGCACGCTGCCCGCAAAACCCGATCATCACCAGCAGACACCTGCCCTTCAAGGGCGCTTCGGTCTACAACCCTGGCGCAACCGAGCACGACGGTGAGGTGGTGCTGTTGCTGTGGGTCGAGGACCGCAAAGGCTTTTCCAACATCCACGTGGCCCGCAGCCGCAACGGAGTGGACGGATGGCGAATCGAACCCGAACCCATCCTGGCCGACGTCCTGCCCGACCTCGGTTACGAATCCCTCGGCTGCGGGGACGCGCGGGTGACCTACGTCCAGGAAGACAATTGCTACGTGGCCTACTCGCAACTGGGTCCGTCAGTGGGACTGGCCAAATCCAGGGACTTGGCGAAAGCCGACCGCCTGTGTCTGATCTTCGGACCCAACAACAAGGACACCTGCATGTTTCCCAGCAAACTGCAGGACCACTGGGTGGTCGTGCATCGGCCGACGGTGGGCGAGCTCGAGCACATCTGGACCGCCAGCTCGCCCGACCTGATCAACTGGGGCAGTCCGCACGCGGTGCTCCACGAGCGCGGCGGACCATGGTGGGACGGCCTGAAGGTCGGAGCCGGACCGCCGCCGATCCTGACCGACCAGGGATGGCTGCTGATCTACCACGGCGTCAAGGCGTTCAGCGGCAATCTGATCTATCGGGCCGGCCTGGCCCTGCTGGACCGCGAGAAACCGCATAAGGTGCTGGCTCGCACGCCCGGCTGGGTCTTCGCCCCCGAAGCGCCCTATGAAGTCAACGGCGTCATTCCTAACATCGTCTTACCGACCGGCGCTCTGCTGCGAGGTGAGGAGCTGTGGATGTACTACGGGGCGGCGGACACGTCGGTCTGTCTGGCCACCGCCCGGCTGCCGGACTTGCTCGCGGCCTTCCAGGAAGAGGGCTGGGAGTAG
- a CDS encoding DNA-binding protein, whose product MADNVDIADTLEHVAELLETQGANVFRVGSYRTAADSLRHLDQPASHIYRREGQEGLEQIPGVGAKLSGAIREILETGRLGLEQKLEAERQPQDVLVRVPGVGKELAQRIHNDLGIESLAELERAAHDGRLEALEGIGERRAQGIRDVLAGMLSRTAARRARTRQEARDRAERSLPAAVSERPPVDLLLDVDQEYREKAEAGKLRTIAPRRFNPEGQAWLPIMKGRRDGWKYTALFSNTHRAHELNKTHDWVVIYTSRDGDAERQSTVVTGAAGSLRGKRVVRGREKDCRAYYRQER is encoded by the coding sequence ATGGCGGACAACGTGGACATCGCCGACACGCTGGAGCACGTGGCCGAGCTGCTGGAGACCCAAGGGGCCAACGTGTTCCGCGTCGGCAGCTACCGCACCGCCGCCGATTCCCTGCGCCATCTGGACCAGCCGGCCTCCCATATCTACCGCCGCGAGGGCCAGGAAGGACTCGAGCAAATTCCCGGCGTCGGAGCCAAACTCTCCGGCGCCATCCGCGAAATCCTCGAGACCGGCCGGCTCGGGCTGGAGCAGAAGCTCGAAGCCGAGCGACAGCCGCAGGACGTGCTGGTCCGCGTGCCCGGCGTTGGCAAGGAACTGGCCCAGCGAATCCATAACGACCTGGGAATCGAAAGCCTTGCCGAACTCGAACGGGCCGCCCATGACGGACGCCTTGAAGCCCTCGAGGGAATCGGCGAACGCCGCGCGCAAGGCATTCGCGACGTCCTGGCGGGAATGCTCAGCCGTACCGCCGCCCGGCGGGCGCGCACGCGACAGGAGGCACGCGACCGGGCCGAACGCAGCCTGCCGGCCGCAGTCTCCGAACGCCCGCCGGTCGACCTGCTGCTGGACGTCGACCAGGAATATCGCGAGAAGGCGGAGGCCGGCAAACTGAGGACCATCGCGCCGCGTCGGTTCAACCCGGAGGGTCAGGCGTGGCTGCCGATCATGAAGGGCCGCCGCGACGGATGGAAGTACACCGCCCTCTTCTCGAACACGCATCGCGCCCACGAACTGAACAAAACCCATGACTGGGTCGTCATCTACACCAGCCGCGACGGCGACGCCGAGAGGCAGAGCACCGTGGTCACGGGCGCAGCCGGATCGCTCCGCGGCAAGCGGGTCGTCCGCGGCCGCGAAAAGGACTGCCGCGCGTACTATCGGCAGGAGCGGTAG
- a CDS encoding phosphoribosyltransferase, producing MLRFRDRTQAGRRLAESLADYAKRGDAIVLGLPRGGVPVAFEIAKTLDIPMDIFLVRKLGVPAHEELAMGAIASGGVRVLNDDVIHALGISDRAVAEVAAREQHELERRNRLYRGEQAAPDLRNKLVILTDDGLATGATMQAAVNAVRAQQPAQVVVAVPTAAPDTCDMLAEQVDRIVCLMTPEPFGGVGAWYEDFSQMTDDEVRGILEEAQAQRIGRHG from the coding sequence ATGCTAAGATTTCGAGATCGGACACAAGCGGGCCGCCGCCTGGCCGAGTCGCTGGCCGACTACGCGAAACGCGGCGACGCGATCGTGCTGGGCCTGCCGCGGGGCGGCGTTCCGGTCGCCTTCGAAATCGCCAAAACCCTCGATATCCCGATGGACATCTTCCTGGTGCGCAAACTCGGAGTGCCAGCCCACGAGGAACTGGCGATGGGCGCGATCGCATCCGGCGGCGTGCGCGTCCTCAACGACGACGTCATCCACGCGCTGGGAATCTCCGACCGGGCGGTCGCTGAGGTCGCCGCCAGAGAGCAGCACGAACTCGAACGCCGAAACCGGCTCTACCGCGGCGAACAAGCCGCGCCGGACCTGCGAAATAAACTCGTGATCCTGACCGACGACGGCTTGGCCACCGGCGCGACCATGCAGGCGGCGGTCAACGCGGTGCGGGCACAACAACCGGCCCAGGTCGTGGTCGCCGTACCCACCGCCGCGCCCGACACCTGCGATATGCTGGCCGAACAGGTCGACCGAATCGTGTGCCTGATGACTCCCGAACCGTTCGGGGGCGTCGGGGCGTGGTACGAGGACTTTTCCCAGATGACGGACGACGAGGTCCGCGGAATTCTCGAAGAGGCACAAGCCCAGCGGATCGGACGTCACGGATAA
- a CDS encoding alpha/beta fold hydrolase: protein MPQQTISEMQVEIQIGPIVLDGDLSVPAEATGLVLFAHGSGSSRFSSRNRFVAQWLRERGLGTLLFDLLTADEDRIDQETRAMRFNTRLLADRLAGATGWLQNQDQIKDMNIGYFGASTGSAAALIAAAENPDTVRAVVSRGGRPDLAQPYLPQVHAATLLIVGGYDFPVIDMNQEAFEQLPGEKAIEIVPRATHLFEEPGALEEVSRLAADWFERYLGEAGSQ, encoded by the coding sequence ATGCCGCAACAGACGATAAGCGAAATGCAGGTGGAAATCCAAATCGGGCCGATTGTCCTCGACGGCGACCTGAGCGTCCCAGCCGAAGCGACCGGCCTGGTCCTCTTCGCCCACGGCAGCGGCAGCAGCCGCTTCAGTTCGCGAAACCGTTTCGTCGCCCAGTGGCTGCGCGAACGCGGACTCGGAACCCTCCTGTTCGATCTGCTGACCGCCGACGAGGACCGCATCGACCAGGAAACGCGGGCCATGCGATTCAACACCCGACTGCTCGCCGACCGACTCGCCGGAGCCACCGGCTGGCTCCAGAACCAGGACCAGATCAAGGACATGAACATCGGCTACTTCGGAGCGAGCACAGGGTCCGCCGCGGCCCTGATCGCCGCCGCTGAAAACCCCGACACCGTGCGGGCCGTCGTCTCACGCGGAGGCCGGCCCGACCTCGCCCAGCCATACCTGCCTCAGGTCCACGCCGCCACCCTGCTGATCGTCGGCGGCTACGATTTCCCCGTCATCGACATGAACCAGGAGGCCTTCGAGCAGTTGCCGGGCGAAAAGGCCATCGAGATCGTGCCGCGAGCCACGCACCTCTTCGAAGAGCCCGGCGCGCTCGAGGAGGTCTCGCGCCTGGCCGCCGACTGGTTCGAACGGTATCTGGGCGAGGCGGGGAGCCAGTAA
- a CDS encoding peptidase S10 → MCIGLSIAPTYGRQKPSTRPAPTTDDASVTTASVTIDGRQVRYRATAGTMPIEKEDGTVRGGMFYVAYQRLDVPDLLDRPVAFAFNGGPGAASVWLHLGALGPRRLSLRREGFAPPPPYRLVDNEYSLLDVTDLVFIDPVGTGFSRPAPGASGDGFFGVEEDIEAVAQFIHLYVTRNQRWLSPKFLIGESYGTTRAAGLVAHLQKRHGMYFNGVVLVSTVLNFQTISFDPGNDLPYVMVLPSYTAAAWYHRRLPESLQRRDLPDVLAEAERFAVEQYAPALIRGATLDPARREAVVNTLSRLTGLSRRYISRSDLRVPVWRFAKELLRDANRTVGRFDSRFTGIDRTAVGEAFEYDPSYDAIQGVFSSTMHHYVRAELRYESDLLYEILAPQHVQPWDYGRYENRYLDLTDRLRDAMTKNPYLKLFVASGYYDLATPYFATDYTIWHLGLDPSLADNVTIRYYFAGHMMYLREPSLANLSEDLKRFVQEAKGASSVITATVPGAD, encoded by the coding sequence ATGTGCATCGGACTCTCGATCGCTCCGACCTACGGCCGCCAGAAGCCCTCGACCCGTCCGGCGCCAACGACCGACGACGCATCGGTCACAACGGCGAGTGTCACCATCGACGGCCGGCAGGTCCGCTACCGCGCGACCGCCGGAACCATGCCGATCGAAAAAGAAGACGGCACGGTTCGCGGCGGCATGTTCTACGTGGCCTACCAGCGCCTTGACGTGCCCGACCTGCTGGACCGGCCCGTTGCCTTCGCCTTCAACGGCGGGCCGGGCGCCGCGTCCGTCTGGCTCCACCTCGGAGCGCTCGGGCCGCGACGACTATCGCTTCGGCGCGAGGGCTTCGCCCCGCCTCCACCCTACCGCCTGGTCGATAACGAGTACTCGCTCCTCGACGTCACAGACCTGGTCTTCATCGACCCGGTCGGTACCGGCTTCAGCCGCCCGGCGCCGGGCGCAAGCGGCGACGGCTTCTTCGGCGTCGAGGAGGACATCGAAGCCGTCGCCCAGTTCATCCACCTCTACGTCACGCGCAACCAGCGCTGGCTCTCACCGAAGTTCCTCATCGGCGAAAGCTACGGAACCACCCGCGCCGCCGGCCTCGTCGCCCACCTGCAAAAACGCCACGGAATGTACTTCAACGGCGTCGTCCTCGTCTCGACCGTGCTGAACTTCCAGACCATCTCGTTCGATCCCGGCAATGACCTGCCCTACGTGATGGTCCTGCCCAGCTACACCGCTGCCGCATGGTATCACCGCCGCCTGCCCGAATCCCTTCAGCGGCGCGACCTGCCCGACGTGCTGGCCGAGGCCGAACGATTCGCCGTCGAGCAGTACGCTCCGGCCCTGATCCGCGGCGCGACCCTGGACCCCGCTCGGCGGGAGGCGGTGGTCAACACGCTCTCGCGCCTCACCGGACTCTCGCGACGGTACATCTCGCGCAGCGACCTGCGCGTGCCGGTCTGGCGCTTCGCCAAGGAACTTCTGCGCGACGCCAACCGCACCGTCGGACGGTTCGACAGCCGATTCACCGGAATCGACCGCACCGCCGTCGGCGAAGCCTTCGAATACGATCCCAGCTACGACGCCATCCAGGGCGTCTTCTCCTCGACCATGCACCACTACGTCCGCGCGGAACTCAGATACGAAAGCGACCTGCTCTACGAAATCCTCGCCCCGCAGCACGTCCAGCCGTGGGACTACGGACGATACGAAAACCGCTACCTCGACCTGACCGACCGACTCCGCGACGCGATGACCAAAAACCCCTACCTCAAGCTCTTCGTCGCCAGCGGCTACTACGACCTGGCCACCCCGTACTTCGCGACCGACTACACCATCTGGCACCTGGGCCTCGACCCGTCGCTGGCCGACAACGTCACGATCCGATACTACTTCGCTGGGCACATGATGTACCTCCGCGAACCGTCCCTGGCCAACCTCTCGGAGGACCTAAAACGTTTCGTGCAAGAGGCCAAAGGCGCTTCATCGGTGATAACCGCCACGGTGCCAGGTGCAGACTGA
- a CDS encoding uracil-DNA glycosylase has product MPNDIRNRLEKIHDEILTCARCPLHQSRRHAVPGEGDLQANVMIIGEAPGTQEDKQGRPFVGQAGRMLNKLLEACGIDRQRTFITNSVKCRPPENRKPHRGELAICKANWLDRQIAWIDPKVVILLGKTPLEQVLEVAPPLRDLHGQTLKRNGRRFVPMYHPAAGLRSPQVRQTMREDLQKLGQILPALAR; this is encoded by the coding sequence TTGCCGAACGACATACGGAACAGACTTGAGAAGATCCACGACGAAATCCTCACGTGCGCCCGCTGCCCGCTGCACCAGAGCCGCCGGCACGCCGTGCCCGGCGAAGGCGATCTCCAAGCCAACGTGATGATCATCGGCGAGGCGCCCGGCACCCAGGAAGACAAGCAGGGCCGCCCCTTCGTCGGCCAGGCCGGACGGATGCTGAACAAGCTGCTCGAGGCCTGCGGGATCGACCGCCAGCGGACCTTCATCACCAATTCGGTCAAATGCCGCCCGCCGGAGAACCGCAAACCGCACAGGGGCGAACTCGCTATCTGCAAAGCCAACTGGCTTGACCGCCAGATCGCGTGGATCGATCCCAAAGTCGTGATCCTCCTCGGCAAGACGCCGCTCGAACAGGTGCTCGAGGTGGCCCCCCCGCTCCGCGACCTGCACGGCCAGACCCTCAAACGCAACGGCCGACGCTTTGTCCCGATGTACCACCCAGCCGCCGGACTCCGCTCGCCGCAGGTGCGCCAAACCATGCGAGAAGACCTCCAAAAACTGGGCCAAATCCTGCCAGCCCTCGCCAGGTAA
- a CDS encoding LacI family transcriptional regulator: MAATLAEIAKRVGVHQSTVSAVLNRSRATIRVSDQTRQRILAVARELQYRPSFSAQSLAKGRTNSLGMICGDIHSPHFSELASRAMQEAEARGYHLLLSVAQWITQENNLGCLETLMGRGVDGVIAWGSGLSPQTPLYEQILRERFPLVLCSEQVGDLSSIDSDWHGGIGEAVEYLKRRGHDRVCFVGYRNGWHDPQHSPDPKRPAFIEACRRHAVEPREIYMTKLSDLEEAEAMGAAMADARPSETAFLVYSDYTAFGFCRGLLNRGVRVPQDVSVVGMDGTRMGQYYHPALTTIAQDRELIVAEAIDMTLRMIENQEEPGRRVILPTRLIVRESA; encoded by the coding sequence ATGGCGGCCACCCTGGCGGAAATCGCCAAACGCGTCGGAGTGCACCAGTCAACGGTCTCAGCCGTGCTGAACCGAAGCCGCGCAACCATCCGCGTCTCCGACCAAACCCGCCAACGAATCCTCGCGGTCGCCCGCGAACTGCAGTACCGCCCCTCCTTCTCAGCCCAGTCCCTGGCCAAAGGGCGGACCAATTCGCTGGGCATGATCTGCGGGGACATTCACTCGCCGCACTTCTCGGAACTGGCGTCGCGGGCGATGCAGGAGGCCGAGGCCCGAGGTTACCATCTTCTCCTGTCGGTCGCCCAGTGGATCACCCAGGAGAACAACCTTGGATGCCTCGAAACCCTGATGGGCCGCGGGGTGGACGGGGTGATCGCCTGGGGATCGGGACTCTCGCCGCAAACCCCACTCTACGAACAGATCCTCCGCGAGCGGTTTCCGCTGGTGCTCTGTTCGGAACAGGTGGGCGATCTGTCTTCCATCGACTCGGACTGGCATGGCGGAATTGGCGAAGCGGTGGAATACCTCAAGCGCCGAGGTCACGACCGGGTCTGCTTCGTCGGCTATCGAAACGGCTGGCACGACCCGCAGCACAGTCCGGACCCGAAGCGCCCGGCCTTCATCGAGGCGTGCCGCAGGCACGCGGTGGAGCCACGCGAAATCTACATGACCAAACTCAGCGATCTCGAAGAAGCCGAGGCGATGGGTGCCGCGATGGCCGACGCCCGGCCCAGTGAAACGGCCTTCCTGGTCTACTCTGACTACACCGCGTTCGGCTTCTGCCGCGGCCTGCTCAACCGCGGCGTCCGCGTGCCGCAGGACGTATCGGTGGTGGGAATGGACGGCACGCGGATGGGGCAGTACTACCACCCGGCCCTGACCACGATCGCCCAGGACCGTGAGCTGATCGTGGCCGAAGCGATCGACATGACGCTGCGCATGATCGAAAACCAGGAGGAACCGGGTAGGCGGGTGATCCTGCCGACGCGACTGATCGTGCGCGAAAGCGCGTGA